A single window of Phormidium ambiguum IAM M-71 DNA harbors:
- a CDS encoding ribonuclease H-like domain-containing protein, with amino-acid sequence MSRLSDALLPLQKARVIAIDTETTGLDPRSDRIRLIQLAIPKHPVVIIDLAAISIDELSPLKQVLTNNAVKVFQNGKFDWQMLEMAGLRPTGSFFDVMLASQVLRSGLKKEHDLKSLALEFLGIKLDKSIQSSNFAGKLSTAQLEYAALDAFVLLKLRMQLISRLRSARLLETAEIEFAAMSAVAQMELNGMLLDAQQWHLVGEELNQKKQTALAELIKAGLKPVPSAQLSLFPEFTETINPRSSTQVLSALHALNIPIKSTSKSELIPLARQYPIIQLQRFALL; translated from the coding sequence ATTTCTAGATTATCTGATGCTCTGTTACCGCTACAAAAAGCTCGTGTTATCGCCATAGACACAGAAACTACTGGACTAGACCCCAGGAGCGATCGCATCCGACTCATTCAACTTGCTATTCCCAAACATCCGGTAGTAATTATCGATTTAGCTGCTATTTCAATTGACGAACTTTCACCTTTGAAACAAGTTTTAACTAATAATGCTGTCAAAGTATTTCAGAATGGTAAGTTCGACTGGCAGATGTTAGAGATGGCTGGGTTAAGACCAACTGGCTCATTTTTTGATGTTATGTTAGCCAGTCAAGTACTGCGTTCTGGACTCAAAAAAGAACACGATTTAAAATCCTTGGCTCTGGAATTTTTAGGCATTAAACTTGATAAAAGTATACAATCGAGTAACTTTGCAGGAAAGCTTTCAACTGCTCAGTTGGAATATGCGGCTTTAGATGCTTTTGTCCTGCTAAAACTGAGAATGCAGTTAATTTCCAGATTGCGAAGTGCTAGGTTATTAGAAACTGCTGAAATTGAATTTGCAGCGATGTCTGCTGTTGCTCAGATGGAATTAAATGGAATGCTATTGGATGCACAACAATGGCATTTAGTTGGTGAAGAACTAAACCAAAAGAAGCAAACAGCATTGGCAGAATTAATCAAAGCTGGTTTAAAACCAGTTCCTAGTGCCCAACTTTCTCTATTTCCAGAGTTTACAGAAACCATAAATCCCCGCTCGTCAACACAAGTTTTAAGTGCGCTTCATGCTCTCAATATTCCCATTAAGTCAACCAGTAAAAGTGAACTTATCCCTTTAGCTCGTCAATATCCCATAATTCAATTACAGCGCTTCGCGCTGTTATGA